A DNA window from Campylobacter anatolicus contains the following coding sequences:
- a CDS encoding outer membrane protein assembly factor BamD — translation MQEIFKFILSISFIAMLVGCSEKASTELYNLTPDEWYAQIITDIKDSDLEAADKHYISMASEHVASPLLEQILLILAQAHANDEEYLLANYYLDEYIKRYGDGGAKTEFAQYLKIKANFDSFTQPNRNQKLMQDSVNEIEKFLYMYPNTQYRPLIDTMLIKFKLALYYLDLQIFDLYERTGRMVSAEIYQQKLDESPLKDANMIKPDLAWYRKLFE, via the coding sequence ATGCAGGAGATTTTTAAATTTATATTAAGCATTAGCTTTATAGCAATGCTTGTTGGTTGTTCTGAAAAGGCATCTACTGAGCTTTACAATCTAACCCCAGATGAGTGGTATGCTCAGATTATCACAGACATAAAAGATAGTGACTTAGAAGCTGCCGATAAGCACTATATATCGATGGCAAGTGAACACGTCGCAAGCCCACTTTTAGAGCAAATTTTACTCATTTTAGCTCAAGCACACGCAAATGATGAGGAGTATTTACTTGCAAACTACTATCTTGATGAGTATATCAAGCGTTACGGTGATGGTGGTGCAAAGACAGAATTTGCTCAATATCTAAAAATCAAAGCAAATTTTGATTCGTTTACTCAGCCAAATCGCAACCAAAAACTTATGCAAGATAGTGTAAATGAGATAGAAAAATTTTTATATATGTATCCAAACACGCAGTATAGACCGCTGATAGATACAATGCTTATTAAATTTAAGTTAGCACTTTACTATCTTGATCTTCAGATATTTGACCTCTATGAACGCACTGGTCGTATGGTCTCGGCTGAAATTTATCAGCAAAAGCTAGACGAGTCGCCACTAAAAGATGCAAATATGATAAAGCCTGATCTGGCTTGGTATAGAAAATTGTTTGAATAG
- the fliW gene encoding flagellar assembly protein FliW, with product MIFSVKSPILGFEHIKTMELVELDNFFVRLVSKDDKTTFTMINPFALRNYEFDIPTYYEELMEIKESSQLRVYNIIVVSLPLETSTVNFIAPIVCNMDNMTLSQVVLDVVSYPQYGQAEKIENFIEKK from the coding sequence ATGATATTTTCAGTCAAAAGTCCGATACTTGGCTTTGAACATATAAAGACAATGGAGCTTGTTGAGCTTGATAACTTTTTTGTTAGATTAGTCAGCAAAGATGATAAAACAACATTTACAATGATAAACCCATTCGCACTAAGAAACTACGAATTTGACATACCTACATACTACGAAGAGCTAATGGAGATAAAAGAGAGCTCACAACTACGCGTTTATAACATCATAGTAGTATCCTTGCCACTTGAAACTTCAACAGTAAATTTTATCGCTCCGATAGTTTGCAATATGGATAATATGACACTATCTCAAGTCGTTTTAGACGTTGTCTCATATCCACAATACGGACAAGCCGAAAAGATAGAAAATTTCATAGAAAAAAAATAA
- a CDS encoding prepilin-type N-terminal cleavage/methylation domain-containing protein, translated as MVKRAGFSLIEAVLSIIIISLISTGVPLIIKQISQTNKTSLLQESVMNAKTYLITTLNAPFTCEHISNNPNELLPIFYGNLSTNGEYIDFYKKWHIQGDGRRNFMPKDGVNLNKSCGANDIKSINDFSGENFNLNGNNLDFIISSTYQIDVKNDNKIFNENEDIKHIKVIATNNDTQINLSGFVANIGDAAELNTKEWR; from the coding sequence ATGGTAAAAAGGGCTGGTTTTTCACTCATAGAAGCAGTTTTGAGCATCATTATAATCTCTCTAATAAGTACGGGTGTTCCACTTATAATCAAACAAATCTCGCAAACTAATAAAACATCGCTATTGCAAGAGAGTGTAATGAATGCAAAAACTTATCTTATAACCACCTTAAATGCACCGTTTACCTGTGAGCATATAAGCAATAACCCAAATGAACTTTTGCCGATATTTTATGGAAATTTAAGCACAAATGGCGAATATATAGACTTTTATAAAAAATGGCACATACAAGGTGATGGGCGTAGAAATTTTATGCCAAAAGATGGTGTAAATTTAAACAAAAGTTGTGGTGCAAATGATATAAAAAGCATAAATGACTTTAGTGGCGAAAATTTTAATCTAAATGGTAATAATTTGGATTTTATCATAAGCTCAACATATCAAATAGATGTCAAAAATGATAATAAAATTTTTAATGAAAACGAAGACATAAAACACATAAAAGTAATAGCAACAAACAATGATACGCAGATAAATTTAAGTGGATTTGTCGCAAATATCGGCGATGCTGCCGAGCTAAATACAAAAGAGTGGCGATGA
- a CDS encoding type IV pilus modification PilV family protein, protein MRSAFSMIEIVLVIVLVGIIGISSFEIVNVIFQNYAQNRTINLLQNQTELTLEMIAKRLSYRIKDSVIARSENGDFKLLNSQNINKDHKILEFIAYSHDAFNAGVYSGFADLTASDSKNGLKTPLSNLTLGKEIFSDLSNKTVNFSDVNGGVIAIFGGIAYNESSFGYDGLPAKDIAKVAIQNSTTLKISDDFSGKISEQYHLAHSAYALVPQNDSGDKFDLLLYYNYRPWHRQNYKNGESSILAQNLTQFSFSEQNGAIIIKICLKDGELVVCKSKAVT, encoded by the coding sequence ATGAGATCTGCATTTAGTATGATTGAGATCGTACTTGTTATAGTTTTGGTCGGTATCATCGGTATTTCAAGCTTTGAGATAGTAAATGTGATCTTTCAAAACTACGCTCAAAATCGCACTATAAATTTATTACAAAATCAAACAGAACTAACACTAGAAATGATCGCCAAACGGCTAAGCTATCGTATAAAAGATAGTGTTATAGCAAGGAGCGAAAATGGGGATTTTAAACTATTAAATAGCCAAAACATAAACAAAGATCATAAAATTTTAGAATTTATAGCCTACTCTCATGACGCATTTAATGCTGGTGTTTATAGTGGCTTTGCTGATCTTACGGCAAGTGATAGCAAAAATGGGCTTAAAACGCCACTTAGCAATCTTACCTTAGGTAAAGAAATTTTTTCTGATTTAAGTAACAAAACTGTAAATTTTAGCGACGTAAATGGCGGTGTGATCGCGATATTTGGCGGTATAGCCTACAATGAAAGTTCATTTGGATACGATGGATTACCAGCCAAAGATATAGCAAAAGTTGCCATTCAAAACAGCACAACACTTAAAATTTCAGATGATTTTAGTGGTAAAATTTCAGAGCAATACCACCTAGCTCATAGTGCTTACGCCCTAGTTCCACAAAACGATAGTGGCGATAAATTTGATCTTTTACTTTACTACAACTATCGCCCGTGGCATAGACAAAATTATAAAAATGGTGAGAGTAGCATTTTGGCACAAAATTTAACACAATTTAGCTTTAGTGAGCAAAATGGAGCAATCATTATAAAAATTTGTCTAAAAGATGGCGAACTAGTCGTGTGTAAATCAAAGGCGGTAACGTGA
- a CDS encoding type II secretion system protein: MRDAFSLITAIFFMILVSALSILALSFANFTSRQSGEIYLREQAELLAQGATEVAMLKAFKHDFNSGCIKYISGKFTNDDVNILLNYEVYIKFFGDIAACRGEKIQTPQSVGTMMIDVFVYSPDTNATNKISFHKRTLQKL, encoded by the coding sequence GTGAGAGACGCTTTTAGCCTGATAACTGCTATATTTTTTATGATCTTAGTTTCAGCTTTGTCTATATTGGCTTTGAGTTTTGCAAATTTTACATCACGCCAAAGTGGTGAAATTTATCTACGAGAACAAGCAGAACTTTTAGCACAAGGAGCAACGGAAGTAGCTATGTTAAAAGCTTTTAAACACGATTTTAATAGTGGTTGCATAAAATATATCAGTGGAAAATTTACAAATGATGACGTAAATATATTACTAAACTACGAAGTTTATATTAAATTTTTTGGCGATATTGCAGCTTGCAGGGGCGAAAAGATCCAAACACCACAGAGCGTAGGCACGATGATGATCGATGTTTTTGTATACTCTCCTGATACGAATGCGACAAATAAAATTTCATTTCACAAACGTACTTTACAAAAACTATAA
- the hpf gene encoding ribosome hibernation-promoting factor, HPF/YfiA family: MNISIVGRQLELTEPIKEYIQNAFDTLSKYNLDIISGRCVVAADERQGKKGFSADFSLNMAHKDTIVIRQRDKDLYAAIDLAIDRASKVLRREHDKATTVKGKDEGKEIRARIGEEKIEGIDEIVPMELELYKPLEIEEALEKLKNSDLQFYVFNDIDARMRVIYKRTDGKFGLY; encoded by the coding sequence ATGAATATTAGCATTGTAGGCAGACAGCTTGAACTAACAGAACCTATCAAAGAGTATATACAAAATGCCTTTGATACTCTCAGTAAATACAACCTTGATATCATCTCAGGCAGATGTGTCGTAGCGGCGGATGAAAGACAAGGCAAAAAGGGTTTTAGTGCTGACTTTTCACTAAATATGGCACATAAAGATACAATCGTTATCCGCCAAAGAGACAAAGATCTCTATGCGGCTATTGATCTTGCAATAGATCGTGCCTCAAAGGTGCTTCGTCGTGAGCATGACAAGGCAACAACTGTAAAAGGCAAAGATGAAGGAAAAGAGATACGTGCTAGAATAGGCGAAGAAAAGATTGAAGGCATTGATGAGATCGTGCCTATGGAGCTTGAACTATACAAGCCACTTGAGATAGAAGAGGCACTTGAGAAGCTTAAAAATAGCGACTTACAGTTTTATGTATTTAACGATATAGATGCTAGAATGCGTGTGATATATAAACGCACAGACGGCAAATTCGGACTTTATTAA
- a CDS encoding DUF5131 family protein codes for MQLLNFKRASWNISIGCNKVSTGCKNCYAERMALNFKRLGVVDYKDGFEFKLMPQRLNEPKKYKHSTLFFINSMSDIFHERMDFTFLDEILKVINATPHHQYQMLTKRPQRMREYFSSRKAPLNLWLGTTIEHQSMKNRIEFIRDLDASVKWICCEPLVGDIGELNLSGINWLVAGAESGANARECKIEWILSLQKQCKAQGVAFSFHNTIRKHKSGIKDYKDISLSQIQNHEYPAIKTAERSLFD; via the coding sequence ATGCAACTTCTAAATTTTAAAAGAGCTAGTTGGAATATCTCAATTGGTTGCAATAAAGTAAGCACGGGCTGTAAAAACTGCTACGCTGAACGTATGGCATTGAATTTTAAGCGTCTTGGAGTAGTAGATTATAAAGATGGATTTGAGTTTAAGCTAATGCCACAGCGGCTAAACGAACCAAAAAAATACAAACACTCTACCCTATTTTTCATAAACTCAATGAGCGATATTTTCCATGAGCGTATGGATTTTACATTTTTAGATGAAATTTTAAAGGTCATAAATGCCACCCCACATCACCAATATCAAATGCTGACAAAGCGGCCACAACGTATGCGTGAATATTTCTCATCTCGCAAAGCACCACTAAATTTATGGCTTGGTACAACGATTGAGCATCAATCTATGAAAAACCGCATTGAGTTTATTAGAGATTTGGACGCTAGTGTAAAGTGGATATGCTGTGAGCCACTTGTTGGTGACATCGGAGAATTAAATTTAAGTGGCATAAATTGGCTTGTAGCAGGTGCCGAGAGCGGAGCAAATGCACGTGAGTGCAAGATTGAGTGGATTTTAAGCTTACAAAAACAGTGCAAAGCACAAGGTGTGGCATTTAGCTTTCATAATACGATAAGAAAACACAAAAGTGGTATAAAAGACTACAAAGACATCTCTCTTAGTCAGATACAAAATCACGAATATCCAGCGATAAAAACTGCCGAACGCTCACTTTTTGATTAA
- a CDS encoding DUF1523 family protein yields the protein MSLKDKILSVSKRVIIVIAVLLHLMLLAVVNFITPHYEITKVNGVEVKRVDKNGPITKANPADGPTRDVYQINTQKPGSTDVMVYRNEDTRWSFPFYFKFGSADLQAMAQGFANSDSMVVVKYYGWRIVIFDEFRNALTIKEAVSPESEPLPVLSYVLYVLVFISLVLSLRRIGRIFSPKTEKI from the coding sequence ATGAGTTTAAAAGATAAAATTTTAAGCGTTTCAAAACGTGTGATTATCGTAATAGCGGTGCTTTTGCATCTTATGCTTTTAGCGGTAGTAAATTTCATAACACCACATTATGAGATTACAAAGGTAAATGGCGTGGAGGTTAAGCGTGTGGATAAGAATGGTCCGATAACTAAGGCAAATCCAGCCGATGGACCAACTCGTGATGTTTATCAGATAAACACACAAAAGCCTGGTAGCACCGATGTGATGGTGTATCGCAATGAAGATACCCGCTGGAGCTTTCCATTTTACTTTAAATTTGGCTCGGCTGATCTTCAAGCAATGGCTCAAGGTTTTGCAAATAGCGATAGTATGGTTGTTGTGAAATATTATGGATGGCGTATCGTTATATTTGATGAGTTTAGAAACGCTCTAACTATCAAAGAAGCGGTTAGCCCAGAGAGTGAGCCGTTGCCAGTTCTTAGCTATGTTTTATATGTTTTAGTATTTATCTCACTTGTATTAAGTCTTAGGCGGATAGGTAGAATTTTTAGTCCAAAAACTGAGAAAATTTAA
- the recG gene encoding ATP-dependent DNA helicase RecG, with the protein MKFDSKDRVELAHIGVVSLLDLALTLPKNYEDTTLCEKPREGAICLEVVIKSITRTRNGMLSGVAWCEAWQSTIKIIIFNAKSWHFGAFKTGKKLIITGNATHNFGLWQVINPKIIKKTGEIVPKYKTEIKDERLKSLTAKYLSLETLLDEGLNKSEVELILSLQSPTQKGIEALANLRKNDSKNESINTLKFIEIYNYIKKLSSKKLHFKSEILKLFDISEWVRNLPFMPTNDQLNAIIDIRKDLVESEAKRRVVMGDVGSGKTLVMLAAALSIYPRTAVLMAPTSILAEQIYSEAVRLLPEFMQVTLVKSGDKNPNLKEANLIIGTHVLLYQELPPSPLVMVDEQHRFGSNQRSKIEQLTQDVGLHPNFVQFSATPIPRTLSLIQSSLVEFSFLREMPFEKHIKTQVVKSCDFGRLFAHIKAQILEKKQVIVVYPLVESSGFSNYQSLSEAQEFWLDNFKNVYITYGKDKEKEQILREFRQNGDILLSTTVVEVGISLPRLSTIVIVGAERLGLATLHQLRGRVGRNGGDGYCFLFTKLKSVPPRLNEFANTLDGFKIAELDLKNRRSGDILNGAYQHGATFNYYDYEADITEMAKERLNARNL; encoded by the coding sequence ATGAAATTTGATTCAAAAGATAGAGTAGAACTAGCTCATATAGGCGTTGTAAGCTTACTTGATCTTGCTTTAACTCTACCTAAAAATTATGAAGATACAACGCTTTGTGAGAAACCACGAGAAGGAGCTATCTGTTTAGAAGTAGTGATAAAATCAATCACAAGAACTCGTAATGGGATGTTAAGTGGTGTGGCTTGGTGTGAAGCGTGGCAAAGTACGATTAAAATTATAATCTTTAACGCTAAATCTTGGCATTTTGGTGCCTTTAAAACGGGTAAAAAACTTATAATCACTGGCAACGCTACTCATAATTTTGGCTTATGGCAAGTCATAAACCCTAAAATCATCAAAAAAACTGGTGAGATTGTGCCAAAATACAAAACTGAAATAAAGGATGAGCGGTTAAAATCGCTCACAGCAAAGTATCTTAGCTTAGAAACACTTTTAGATGAGGGGCTAAATAAGAGTGAGGTAGAGCTTATTTTAAGTCTGCAAAGCCCTACACAAAAGGGTATTGAAGCACTTGCAAATCTTCGTAAAAACGATAGTAAAAATGAGAGCATTAATACTCTTAAATTTATAGAAATTTATAACTATATAAAAAAATTAAGTAGTAAAAAACTGCACTTTAAAAGTGAAATTCTAAAGCTTTTTGACATAAGCGAGTGGGTAAGAAATTTACCATTTATGCCGACAAATGACCAGCTAAACGCCATAATTGATATACGTAAGGATCTAGTAGAAAGTGAGGCTAAGCGACGTGTAGTAATGGGTGATGTGGGTAGTGGCAAGACGCTTGTGATGCTTGCTGCAGCTCTTAGTATATATCCACGCACAGCGGTTTTGATGGCCCCAACTAGTATATTAGCTGAGCAAATTTATAGCGAAGCGGTTCGGCTTTTGCCCGAATTTATGCAAGTAACGCTAGTAAAAAGTGGTGATAAAAATCCAAATTTAAAAGAGGCAAATCTAATCATCGGCACTCATGTTTTGCTATATCAAGAGCTGCCACCATCGCCACTTGTAATGGTAGATGAACAACATAGATTTGGTTCAAATCAGCGTTCAAAGATAGAGCAACTTACTCAAGATGTCGGTTTGCACCCAAATTTTGTGCAGTTTTCTGCCACGCCTATACCACGCACACTCAGTCTTATTCAGTCATCGCTTGTTGAGTTTAGTTTCTTGCGTGAGATGCCTTTTGAAAAACACATCAAAACACAGGTGGTAAAGTCGTGCGACTTTGGTAGATTGTTTGCTCATATAAAGGCTCAAATTTTAGAAAAAAAACAAGTTATTGTCGTCTATCCACTCGTTGAAAGTTCTGGTTTCTCAAACTATCAAAGTCTTAGTGAGGCTCAAGAGTTTTGGTTGGATAATTTTAAAAACGTATATATTACTTATGGTAAAGATAAAGAGAAAGAGCAAATTTTGCGTGAGTTTCGTCAAAATGGCGACATATTGCTCTCAACTACGGTTGTTGAGGTCGGTATCTCTTTGCCACGTCTTAGTACGATAGTTATTGTAGGTGCTGAGCGACTAGGACTTGCCACGCTTCATCAGCTACGTGGGCGTGTGGGGCGGAACGGCGGAGATGGGTATTGCTTTTTATTTACAAAGCTTAAAAGTGTACCTCCACGGCTAAATGAATTTGCCAATACGCTTGATGGATTTAAGATAGCTGAGCTGGATCTAAAAAACCGTCGGAGTGGTGATATCTTAAACGGAGCTTATCAACACGGGGCGACATTTAACTATTATGATTACGAAGCAGATATTACAGAGATGGCAAAAGAGCGACTAAATGCAAGAAATTTATAA
- a CDS encoding M16 family metallopeptidase, translating to MKIINLDVKNVKIPAVFESDKALPVVSLKLVFKVAGAVRDIKAGVAKMSANMLNEGTLSLGSYEFARLLEQRAISLNIDSGFETFSIELNCLKEHFSYACDMIKHLLIEPNLTTESLNRCKAVTLGEIASNDNDFDYVARRGLMELLYPNTPLSRANIGTSESVASMNLDDIKKFIKEHLNLSNLFIIFGGDVSETHTSFVTEILSVLDAGETRELPKFITSNKEQNSEILRPSEQAYIYFGSPFNVVEQERYKAKVATFILGESGFGSRLMEEIRVKRGLAYSAYARNSFALSHSGIFGYMQTKNEKKDEAIAVIKDEIYKFSQNGVSKSELTQAKNFLLGSLPLRLETLFKRLNIAQSEFYESRPLGTFLSELEQIQKLSLNELNEFITLHSEINRLSFCVLRNEI from the coding sequence ATGAAAATAATAAATTTAGATGTAAAAAATGTAAAAATTCCAGCTGTTTTTGAGAGCGACAAGGCTCTGCCTGTCGTATCGCTAAAACTTGTATTTAAGGTAGCTGGAGCGGTTAGAGACATCAAAGCAGGAGTTGCTAAGATGAGTGCAAATATGCTAAATGAAGGTACCTTAAGCCTTGGCTCATACGAGTTTGCAAGATTGCTTGAACAACGTGCGATAAGCCTAAATATCGATAGTGGATTTGAGACGTTTAGCATTGAGCTAAACTGCCTAAAAGAGCATTTTAGCTATGCGTGTGATATGATAAAGCATCTTTTGATAGAGCCAAATTTAACGACTGAAAGTCTAAACCGTTGCAAGGCAGTAACGCTGGGCGAGATAGCGAGTAATGACAATGACTTTGATTATGTCGCTAGGCGTGGGCTAATGGAGCTTTTATATCCCAACACTCCTTTATCACGTGCAAACATTGGCACAAGTGAGAGTGTAGCAAGTATGAATTTAGATGATATAAAGAAATTTATAAAAGAGCATTTGAATTTATCAAATTTATTTATTATTTTTGGTGGAGATGTGAGTGAGACACATACAAGCTTTGTTACCGAGATTTTGAGTGTTTTAGATGCGGGAGAGACAAGAGAACTACCTAAATTTATAACAAGTAACAAAGAGCAAAATAGCGAGATATTGCGTCCTAGCGAACAAGCCTATATCTACTTTGGGTCACCATTTAATGTGGTTGAACAAGAGCGATATAAGGCAAAAGTAGCGACATTTATCCTTGGTGAGAGTGGTTTTGGCTCAAGACTTATGGAAGAAATTCGTGTAAAGCGAGGTCTGGCATATAGTGCTTATGCACGAAATAGCTTTGCTCTAAGTCATAGCGGTATTTTTGGATATATGCAGACAAAGAACGAAAAAAAAGATGAGGCGATTGCCGTTATAAAGGACGAAATTTATAAATTTAGTCAAAATGGAGTAAGTAAAAGTGAGCTAACACAGGCTAAAAATTTTTTGCTTGGCTCACTGCCACTACGACTTGAGACACTATTTAAACGACTAAATATAGCACAAAGTGAATTTTACGAGAGTAGGCCACTTGGTACATTTTTAAGCGAATTAGAGCAAATTCAAAAATTAAGCTTAAATGAACTAAATGAATTTATAACACTTCATAGCGAGATAAATCGGCTAAGTTTTTGTGTATTAAGAAATGAAATTTGA
- a CDS encoding dehypoxanthine futalosine cyclase translates to MNRLSIEQAVELIENADLQELGRMALAKKRELHPDKITTFIVDRNINYTNVCWVDCKFCAFYRHAKEEDAYVLSFDEIGKKIEELIDIGGTQILFQGGVHPKLKIEWYEELVDFITQNYPSITIHGFSAVEIDYIARVSKISTREVLKRLKAKGLYSMPGAGAEILSDRVRDIIAPKKCDTADWLRIHKEAHECGIKTTATMMFGTVETTREIVKHWEHIRDLQDETGGFRAFILWSFQGLNTRLIAEYPQIVKQSSNRYLRLLAVSRLFLDNVQNIQSSWVTQGSYVGQLALLFGANDLGSTMMEENVVKAAGASFRMNQEQMINLIKDIGEYPAKRNTNYNILERF, encoded by the coding sequence TTGAATAGACTTAGTATAGAACAAGCGGTTGAACTTATAGAAAATGCCGACTTACAAGAGCTTGGGCGTATGGCGTTAGCAAAAAAGCGTGAGCTACACCCTGATAAAATCACGACATTTATTGTAGATAGAAATATAAACTACACTAACGTTTGCTGGGTGGATTGTAAATTTTGTGCATTTTATCGCCACGCAAAAGAAGAAGACGCATATGTGTTATCCTTTGATGAGATCGGCAAAAAGATAGAGGAGTTAATTGATATTGGTGGGACTCAGATACTCTTTCAAGGTGGCGTTCATCCGAAGTTAAAAATAGAGTGGTACGAGGAGCTTGTAGACTTTATCACGCAAAACTATCCAAGCATCACGATACACGGATTTTCAGCGGTTGAGATTGATTATATCGCAAGAGTTTCTAAAATTTCAACTCGTGAGGTACTAAAGCGTTTAAAGGCAAAAGGGCTTTACTCTATGCCTGGTGCTGGGGCAGAAATTTTAAGTGACCGCGTTCGCGACATCATCGCCCCTAAAAAGTGCGATACGGCTGATTGGCTACGGATACACAAAGAGGCTCATGAGTGCGGTATAAAAACGACTGCAACTATGATGTTTGGTACGGTTGAGACCACTCGTGAGATAGTTAAACATTGGGAGCATATTAGAGATTTGCAAGATGAGACCGGCGGATTTCGTGCATTTATATTGTGGAGCTTTCAAGGGCTTAACACACGCTTGATTGCAGAGTATCCACAGATAGTAAAACAAAGCTCAAACCGCTATTTACGATTACTTGCGGTTTCAAGGTTATTTTTAGACAACGTACAAAATATCCAAAGTAGCTGGGTGACACAGGGTAGTTACGTGGGGCAACTCGCACTTCTTTTTGGAGCGAACGATTTAGGATCAACTATGATGGAGGAGAACGTAGTAAAGGCTGCTGGAGCTAGTTTTAGAATGAACCAAGAACAAATGATAAATTTAATAAAAGATATTGGTGAGTATCCAGCTAAACGTAACACAAACTATAATATTTTGGAGAGATTTTAA
- a CDS encoding NfeD family protein, protein MIDAYFMLAIGVVLMVMELALFSFYLLFFGLGFFIVGVLNFIIPFSWQFQILVSLAISLVLLVLFKNRLRIKFDKKTIKEDFLDVEGVGVIKGDMLYYKGTFWHYDGDFKDEEQVKVIKTSGNKADIQKI, encoded by the coding sequence ATGATAGACGCTTATTTTATGTTGGCTATCGGCGTGGTGCTAATGGTGATGGAGCTTGCTCTTTTTTCATTTTATCTACTCTTTTTTGGGCTTGGATTTTTCATCGTCGGTGTGCTAAATTTTATCATACCTTTTTCGTGGCAGTTTCAAATTTTAGTCTCGCTTGCTATTTCGCTAGTGCTTTTAGTACTGTTTAAAAATAGACTTCGGATCAAATTTGATAAAAAGACGATAAAAGAGGACTTTTTAGATGTTGAGGGTGTTGGGGTTATAAAGGGCGATATGCTCTATTATAAAGGGACATTTTGGCATTATGATGGAGATTTTAAGGATGAGGAACAGGTAAAAGTGATAAAAACTAGTGGAAATAAGGCTGATATACAAAAAATTTAG
- a CDS encoding SPFH domain-containing protein codes for MEVEFLGFLVFVLAILAVVFFKAGIKIVSQADILIIERLGKFHKVLDGGFHLIIPFVDQIRDTITIREQLVDITKQQVITKDNVNITVDGIVFLKVFDGKMAIYNVDSYKRAIANLAMTTLRGEIGAMNLDDTLSSRDRLNAALQVALGDAADNWGVKIMRVEISEISVPIGIEEAMNMQMKAEREKRAIELKALAEKEALIRNAEALKQEKVLQAEAIERMADAKKYEQIAIATAQKEAMDMINESMSKNANAAEFLLARDRVVAFNELAKNSSKDKVLVPYEATELIGSLSVLKNFLSKSESK; via the coding sequence ATGGAAGTTGAGTTTTTGGGCTTTTTGGTCTTTGTTTTAGCTATTCTTGCGGTTGTATTTTTTAAAGCTGGTATTAAAATAGTATCACAAGCTGACATATTAATCATTGAGCGACTTGGTAAATTTCATAAAGTGCTTGACGGCGGATTTCACCTGATTATCCCATTTGTAGATCAAATTCGTGATACTATCACAATACGCGAACAGCTCGTTGATATAACAAAACAGCAAGTCATTACAAAAGATAATGTAAATATCACGGTTGATGGTATTGTGTTTTTAAAAGTATTTGATGGAAAAATGGCGATATATAACGTGGATAGCTACAAACGTGCGATTGCAAATTTGGCTATGACTACGCTTCGTGGCGAGATCGGTGCGATGAACCTTGATGATACCCTTAGTTCACGTGACCGGCTAAACGCGGCACTTCAAGTAGCCCTAGGTGATGCGGCTGATAACTGGGGTGTGAAGATTATGCGTGTTGAGATCTCTGAAATTTCTGTACCGATTGGTATTGAAGAGGCGATGAATATGCAGATGAAAGCAGAGCGTGAGAAACGTGCCATTGAGCTTAAAGCTTTGGCTGAGAAGGAGGCTTTAATACGCAATGCTGAGGCATTAAAGCAAGAAAAGGTGCTTCAAGCTGAGGCGATAGAGCGTATGGCTGATGCGAAAAAATATGAGCAAATAGCCATAGCAACGGCTCAAAAAGAGGCGATGGATATGATAAATGAGAGTATGAGTAAAAACGCAAATGCAGCTGAGTTTTTGTTGGCTCGTGATAGGGTTGTGGCATTTAATGAACTAGCTAAAAATAGCTCAAAGGATAAGGTATTAGTGCCTTATGAGGCCACTGAGCTTATTGGTTCATTAAGTGTTTTAAAGAACTTTTTGAGTAAGAGTGAGAGCAAGTAG